From the genome of Pseudomonas sp. gcc21, one region includes:
- a CDS encoding OmpA family protein has protein sequence MFRSAVLTLLLVTAPMCAVAKSPDHPLLSRFPEARATNYQQVSFERFSLPTGLPPEEASMAFPELNLIGDMTRHTYRIRNTSTLKVYQNYKAAIERAGMNVLFECSLDECGNQRQIQDLGAKLAISNSVFTFWQKPYYLLAEADEGKAHVAVFIGGDDGETAVQQVIIEESQVRDDLIDIDMSYLERPRELNTEIAEVTPAQRARDHALLSRYPGARIRQRTHSEYEHFIIPVSVVSATRNVDEFEKIELTGELTRHFYELSKVSTLKVYRNYTSALAEAGFEVLYECSRDACGSSTEIRALGALIANTGNVYNYYRDPHYLVARRDTVKGHAYIALFIGEYRGDTAVQQAILEAGPTETGLVNVDSDLLHTELEESGKASIEGILFDTGKSTIKVESKAALESIAELLNDYPQLQLYVVGHTDDVGSPELNLRLSAARAESVVQTLVKDHGIAAARLHSAGMGPYAPLASNTTEEGRSMNRRVELVSRLP, from the coding sequence ATGTTTCGCTCCGCCGTGTTGACCCTTTTGCTTGTTACTGCGCCCATGTGCGCTGTTGCCAAATCACCTGATCATCCATTGCTGAGCCGCTTTCCCGAAGCCCGGGCCACCAACTATCAGCAGGTAAGCTTTGAGCGTTTTTCCTTGCCGACAGGCTTGCCCCCCGAGGAAGCGAGCATGGCCTTCCCGGAACTCAACCTGATCGGCGACATGACCCGGCACACCTACCGCATTCGCAACACCTCGACCCTGAAGGTGTACCAGAACTACAAAGCCGCGATAGAGCGCGCCGGTATGAATGTACTGTTCGAATGCAGCCTCGATGAATGCGGCAACCAGCGCCAGATCCAGGACCTGGGAGCAAAGTTGGCGATCAGTAACAGTGTGTTCACCTTCTGGCAAAAGCCCTATTACTTGCTCGCTGAGGCCGATGAAGGCAAGGCGCACGTGGCGGTGTTCATTGGTGGCGACGATGGTGAAACTGCTGTCCAGCAAGTCATCATCGAGGAATCGCAGGTGCGCGATGACCTCATCGATATCGATATGTCCTACCTTGAGCGCCCCCGCGAACTCAACACTGAAATTGCAGAAGTTACACCGGCACAACGCGCCCGCGATCACGCTCTGCTGTCACGCTACCCGGGCGCACGGATTCGCCAGCGTACCCACAGCGAATATGAACACTTCATCATTCCCGTCAGCGTTGTCAGTGCTACGCGCAATGTCGACGAGTTTGAAAAAATCGAGCTAACCGGCGAGCTAACCCGCCACTTTTATGAATTGAGCAAGGTGTCCACGCTCAAGGTATACCGTAACTACACCTCCGCGCTGGCCGAAGCCGGATTCGAAGTGCTCTACGAGTGCTCGCGGGACGCCTGTGGCAGCTCCACCGAAATTCGGGCGCTCGGCGCGCTGATCGCCAACACCGGCAATGTCTACAACTACTACCGTGACCCGCATTACCTCGTCGCCCGCCGCGATACGGTGAAGGGCCATGCCTATATCGCGCTGTTTATCGGCGAGTACCGTGGCGATACTGCCGTTCAGCAAGCAATTCTCGAAGCAGGCCCCACCGAAACGGGACTCGTCAACGTCGATTCAGACCTTCTGCATACTGAGCTCGAGGAGTCAGGCAAGGCCTCAATTGAGGGCATCTTGTTTGATACAGGCAAGTCGACAATCAAAGTCGAATCGAAAGCTGCGCTGGAGTCGATAGCGGAATTGCTGAACGACTATCCCCAGCTGCAACTCTATGTCGTTGGTCATACCGATGATGTGGGCTCCCCCGAACTCAACCTGCGACTCTCGGCCGCGCGTGCAGAGTCTGTGGTGCAGACGCTGGTCAAGGATCACGGGATAGCTGCCGCACGGCTGCACTCTGCCGGCATGGGGCCCTACGCCCCGCTGGCGAGCAACACGACCGAGGAAGGCCGATCAATGAACCGGCGGGTTGAACTGGTCAGCCGCCTGCCTTGA
- the nspC gene encoding carboxynorspermidine decarboxylase, which yields MINTPYYLIDKSKLLRNLEKIAYVREHSGAKALLALKCFATWSVFDLMSQYMDGTTSSSLYEVKLGKLKFGGETHAYSVAYADDEIEEVLAHSDKIIFNSISQLQRFADASSNHVRGLRLNPQVSSSDYLIADPSRPFSRLGEWDADKVAAVIDQVSGFMIHNNCENSDFELFDQMLAQIEQRFGSLLEKVKWVSLGGGIHFTGEGYPLDKFCARLKAFSERYGVQVYLEPGEAAITMSTSLEVTVLDTLFNGKNLAIVDSSIEAHMLDLLIYRQPAKMEPCEGPHSYMVCGKSCLAGDIFGEFQFDKELAIGDRLSFIDAAGYTMVKKNWFNGVKMPSIAVRQLDGQVELVKEFGFEDFVNGLS from the coding sequence GTGATCAATACGCCGTATTACCTGATCGACAAAAGTAAGCTGTTGCGCAATCTCGAAAAGATTGCCTACGTACGGGAACACTCCGGCGCCAAGGCATTGTTGGCGCTCAAGTGTTTTGCCACCTGGTCAGTATTCGATCTGATGAGCCAGTACATGGACGGCACCACCTCGTCCTCGCTGTATGAGGTCAAGCTCGGCAAGCTGAAGTTCGGCGGCGAGACGCATGCCTACAGCGTGGCCTACGCCGACGACGAGATTGAAGAGGTTCTGGCGCACTCCGATAAGATCATCTTCAACTCCATCAGCCAGTTGCAGCGCTTCGCCGATGCTTCGAGCAATCACGTGCGTGGCCTGCGTCTCAACCCCCAGGTCAGTAGCTCGGATTACCTGATTGCCGACCCCTCGCGTCCGTTCAGCCGTCTGGGCGAATGGGATGCCGACAAGGTTGCCGCGGTGATCGATCAGGTGTCCGGTTTCATGATCCACAATAACTGCGAGAACAGCGACTTCGAGCTGTTTGACCAGATGCTTGCGCAGATTGAACAGCGGTTCGGTTCGTTGCTGGAAAAGGTGAAGTGGGTCAGCCTCGGGGGTGGAATTCACTTCACTGGCGAAGGCTATCCGCTGGACAAGTTCTGCGCCCGCCTCAAAGCATTCTCCGAGCGGTACGGGGTTCAGGTGTATCTGGAGCCCGGCGAAGCGGCCATTACCATGAGCACTTCGCTGGAAGTCACCGTGCTGGACACCCTGTTCAATGGCAAGAATCTGGCAATCGTCGACAGTTCGATCGAAGCGCATATGCTCGACCTGCTCATCTATCGTCAGCCCGCCAAAATGGAGCCCTGTGAAGGGCCGCACAGCTACATGGTCTGCGGCAAATCCTGTCTGGCCGGGGACATCTTCGGCGAGTTCCAGTTTGATAAGGAGCTGGCGATTGGCGACAGGCTGTCGTTCATCGACGCCGCCGGTTACACCATGGTCAAAAAGAATTGGTTCAATGGCGTGAAAATGCCTTCCATAGCAGTGCGTCAGCTCGACGGCCAGGTTGAACTGGTCAAGGAGTTCGGCTTCGAAGACTTTGTTAACGGCCTCTCCTGA
- a CDS encoding sulfate/molybdate ABC transporter ATP-binding protein: MSISIEGINKSFGSFQALDNISLEVPDGKLIGLLGPSGSGKTTLLRIIAGLETADSGRILFQGEDVTGLHVRDRRVGFVFQHYALFRHMTVAQNVAFGLEVLPAKERPKAAEIRQRVDKLLEMVQLGHLANRYPAQLSGGQKQRIALARALSMKPQILLLDEPFGALDAKVRKDLRRWLRTLHDEFHFTSVFVTHDQEEALELSDQVAVMSAGRIEQVDSPQRLYAEPGSRFVFNFLGHVNVFNGGLEEQVIRQGEAWVKLGEPVTSKELQLYMRSHEVRLQSMSAAHAHLPLRIESVSLVGAEVRLELSPIGWESAEPWEVGITHAQFNKWQPKRGDQCYAVPRVAHVIEEGSGAPRTLRWQAGDMNDPAAMI; this comes from the coding sequence ATGAGTATTTCCATCGAAGGTATCAACAAATCTTTTGGCTCCTTTCAGGCGCTGGATAACATTTCGCTTGAGGTGCCGGACGGCAAATTGATTGGCTTGTTGGGCCCGTCTGGCTCCGGCAAGACAACGTTGCTGCGCATTATTGCAGGCCTGGAGACCGCCGATAGCGGTCGCATTCTGTTTCAGGGGGAAGATGTCACCGGGTTGCACGTGCGTGATCGGCGCGTCGGTTTCGTGTTTCAGCACTACGCTCTGTTCCGGCATATGACCGTGGCGCAGAACGTTGCGTTCGGATTGGAAGTCCTGCCCGCAAAGGAACGCCCCAAGGCAGCGGAAATCCGGCAGCGGGTGGATAAGCTGCTGGAGATGGTCCAGCTCGGTCATCTGGCTAACCGCTATCCGGCACAGCTCTCGGGCGGACAGAAACAACGTATCGCGCTTGCCCGTGCATTGTCGATGAAACCGCAAATCCTGTTGCTGGACGAACCCTTCGGGGCATTGGATGCAAAGGTTCGAAAGGATCTTCGCCGCTGGCTGCGCACTTTGCATGACGAATTCCATTTCACCAGCGTGTTCGTGACCCATGATCAGGAGGAGGCGCTCGAGCTGTCTGATCAGGTGGCCGTCATGAGCGCCGGCAGGATCGAGCAGGTCGATTCCCCGCAAAGGCTTTACGCCGAGCCAGGCAGCCGATTCGTGTTTAATTTCCTGGGGCACGTCAACGTGTTTAATGGCGGCCTGGAAGAGCAAGTGATACGGCAGGGTGAGGCCTGGGTGAAACTGGGCGAGCCCGTGACGTCGAAGGAACTGCAGCTGTACATGCGCTCCCATGAGGTGCGCTTGCAATCCATGTCGGCGGCCCACGCCCATTTACCGCTGCGCATCGAGTCGGTCAGCCTGGTGGGCGCTGAAGTGCGTCTTGAGCTTTCACCCATCGGCTGGGAGTCGGCAGAGCCCTGGGAGGTTGGTATTACCCATGCCCAGTTCAACAAGTGGCAGCCGAAGCGTGGCGACCAGTGCTATGCCGTGCCGAGGGTGGCACATGTTATCGAAGAAGGCTCCGGCGCACCGCGCACACTGCGCTGGCAAGCGGGCGATATGAATGATCCCGCTGCAATGATCTAG
- a CDS encoding saccharopine dehydrogenase family protein: MKKNVLIIGAGGVAQVVAHKCAQHNDILGNIHIASRTVEKCQQIVDSVREKGSLKVAGELQAHALDALDIEATKALIAKTQSQMVINVGSAFINMSVLQACIETGAAYLDTAIHEEQDKICETPPWYANYEWKRRELCAENNITAILGVGFDPGVVNAYAALAVNEYFDKVDEIDIIDINAGSHGRYFATNFDPEINFREFTGRVWSWQNNEWTQNQMFEVKRTDDLPVVGQQTSYMTGHDELHSLSQNLNVPNIRFWMGFGEHYINVFTVLKNLGLLSEQPVTTAEGLEVVPLKVVKAVLPDPSSLAPDYQGKTCIGDLVKGQKNGEQKEVFIYNVADHAEAYAEVGSQGISYTAGVPAVAAAILIAKGEWDVQKMVNVEELPPKPFINLLNDIGLPTRIRDEQGDRALSF, from the coding sequence ATGAAGAAAAACGTTCTAATTATTGGTGCCGGTGGTGTTGCACAGGTCGTTGCACATAAATGTGCACAACATAATGACATCCTGGGCAACATCCATATCGCTTCGCGCACTGTCGAGAAATGCCAGCAGATAGTCGACAGCGTGCGGGAAAAGGGCAGCCTCAAGGTTGCCGGTGAATTGCAAGCCCATGCCCTGGATGCGCTGGATATAGAAGCAACCAAGGCGCTGATTGCCAAGACACAATCGCAGATGGTCATCAATGTCGGATCGGCTTTCATCAATATGTCGGTGCTGCAGGCCTGTATCGAAACAGGTGCGGCCTACCTCGATACCGCCATCCACGAGGAGCAGGACAAGATCTGCGAAACGCCGCCGTGGTATGCCAACTACGAGTGGAAGCGCCGCGAGCTGTGCGCTGAGAACAACATTACCGCCATTCTTGGCGTTGGCTTTGACCCGGGCGTGGTAAACGCCTATGCGGCGCTCGCCGTGAACGAGTATTTCGACAAGGTCGATGAAATCGACATTATCGACATCAACGCCGGCAGCCATGGTCGCTACTTTGCTACCAACTTTGATCCTGAGATCAACTTCCGCGAGTTTACTGGCCGGGTATGGTCCTGGCAGAACAACGAATGGACGCAGAACCAGATGTTCGAGGTCAAGCGTACCGACGACCTGCCCGTAGTGGGCCAGCAGACCAGCTACATGACCGGCCATGACGAACTGCATTCGTTGTCGCAGAACCTGAATGTGCCGAACATCCGTTTCTGGATGGGATTTGGTGAGCACTACATCAATGTGTTCACTGTGCTGAAAAACCTGGGTCTGCTGTCAGAGCAGCCTGTTACCACTGCCGAAGGGCTGGAAGTGGTGCCGCTGAAAGTGGTCAAGGCGGTGCTGCCTGATCCGTCCTCTCTGGCGCCGGACTACCAGGGCAAGACCTGTATCGGCGATCTGGTGAAAGGACAGAAGAACGGTGAGCAGAAGGAAGTGTTCATCTATAACGTCGCCGATCACGCTGAAGCCTACGCAGAGGTTGGCAGCCAGGGCATTTCCTATACTGCCGGCGTGCCCGCCGTGGCCGCAGCCATTCTGATTGCGAAGGGCGAGTGGGATGTGCAGAAGATGGTCAACGTCGAGGAGCTACCGCCCAAGCCGTTCATCAATCTGCTCAATGATATCGGTCTGCCCACGCGGATTCGTGATGAGCAAGGGGATCGTGCGCTGAGTTTCTGA
- the cysW gene encoding sulfate/thiosulfate ABC transporter permease CysW → MHQRRTMRAGDQPWVKWTLIGLALALTVIMLVMPLVIIFTQAFSGGLQTYLGNLTDSYTLHAIGLTLFVAALTVPINLVFGVFLAWLVTRFEFPGRKALITLIDIPFAVSPVVAGLLYLLLYGSNGWLGSWLADRDVQLMFSWPGIVMVTVFVTCPFVARELIPLMQQQGREEEEAGVVLGASGWQLFRRVTLPNIQWALLYGVVLTNARAVGEFGAVSVVSGNIRGETNTLALHVELLYQDYNVVGAFASASLLAGIALITIVVKSFVEWRQARQRAPLDDQSDNR, encoded by the coding sequence ATGCATCAACGCAGAACCATGCGCGCTGGTGACCAGCCCTGGGTCAAATGGACACTCATCGGGTTGGCATTGGCGCTGACAGTGATCATGCTGGTCATGCCGCTGGTGATCATTTTCACCCAGGCGTTCTCCGGTGGATTGCAGACCTACCTGGGCAACCTGACTGATAGTTACACTCTACACGCGATCGGCCTGACGCTCTTCGTAGCGGCCCTGACTGTGCCGATCAACCTGGTATTTGGCGTATTTCTCGCGTGGCTGGTCACGCGCTTCGAGTTTCCCGGACGCAAGGCGCTGATCACGCTGATCGATATTCCCTTCGCGGTCTCGCCTGTCGTAGCTGGCCTGCTGTATCTGCTCTTGTATGGCAGCAACGGCTGGCTCGGCAGCTGGCTGGCTGATCGGGACGTGCAGCTGATGTTCTCCTGGCCGGGCATCGTCATGGTCACGGTCTTCGTGACTTGCCCCTTTGTAGCGCGGGAATTGATCCCCTTGATGCAGCAGCAGGGGCGCGAAGAAGAAGAGGCCGGAGTGGTACTTGGCGCCAGCGGCTGGCAACTGTTCCGCCGTGTGACTCTGCCGAATATTCAGTGGGCATTGTTGTACGGCGTAGTGCTGACCAATGCCCGGGCAGTCGGGGAGTTCGGTGCGGTATCGGTGGTTTCGGGCAATATTCGCGGCGAGACCAATACGCTGGCACTGCATGTGGAGCTTTTGTATCAGGATTACAACGTGGTAGGTGCGTTTGCCAGCGCCTCGCTGCTGGCAGGCATCGCGCTCATAACCATCGTTGTGAAGAGTTTTGTGGAGTGGCGGCAGGCCCGTCAGCGTGCTCCCCTGGATGATCAATCGGACAACCGCTGA
- a CDS encoding OmpA family protein has translation MRIRVTVPITAAALALFATSVPAKAPDHPLIKRYPSATVRLYEKLEYERFRLPIGIPEKAGEEPPTLTVTGDRTRHFYEIRGVSTLKLYENYRKALEQAGMDVLFECAHEACGEARQGNQLGDWIAINGKVFNWHGKPYYLAAKRDVEGKSTYVAVYMGGYKDTAAIQQVVIQEVPLVNDLLDINPDVLGPAAAAADSPAITEEQRAKDHPLLSRYPGASLRSSEKLDYETISLPMGPITGKRNAYEYDKLEVTGDLMRHTYQLPQVSTLKAYENYKAALDKAGFELVVDCQLKQCGNADQAETLGGLLAISGDVYNYYRKPYYLVGKRDAQSGPTYAAVFIGGYNDETMIQQNIVQTVAAQTDLIGVNADELHKELEEAGKALIYGIYFDTDKSEVKAESAPALEAIAELLGKHPGLKLYVVGHTDDTGSVTHNQSLSSARAKAVVQQLTQQYGIAPARLSPAGVGPHAPQASNHNDAGRTLNRRVELVKRVN, from the coding sequence ATGCGCATCCGCGTAACTGTCCCGATCACTGCCGCTGCTCTCGCCCTTTTTGCCACGTCCGTTCCGGCCAAAGCACCGGATCATCCGCTCATAAAACGCTACCCGTCCGCAACGGTAAGGCTGTACGAGAAACTCGAGTATGAGCGCTTCCGGTTGCCAATTGGCATACCGGAAAAGGCTGGCGAAGAGCCGCCAACCCTCACCGTTACCGGCGACAGAACCCGGCATTTCTACGAAATCCGCGGGGTTTCGACACTCAAGCTGTACGAAAACTACCGCAAGGCACTGGAACAAGCCGGAATGGACGTGCTGTTCGAATGTGCCCATGAAGCCTGTGGCGAGGCGCGTCAGGGAAACCAGTTGGGGGACTGGATTGCCATCAACGGTAAAGTCTTTAACTGGCACGGCAAACCCTATTATCTGGCAGCCAAGCGTGACGTGGAGGGTAAGTCTACTTATGTCGCGGTCTACATGGGTGGCTACAAGGATACAGCAGCCATCCAGCAGGTGGTCATACAGGAAGTCCCCCTGGTCAACGACCTGCTCGACATCAATCCTGACGTGCTCGGTCCAGCCGCTGCCGCCGCAGACAGTCCGGCCATTACCGAAGAACAACGTGCAAAGGATCACCCTTTGTTGTCCCGATACCCTGGCGCTAGCCTGCGAAGCAGTGAAAAGCTGGACTATGAGACGATCTCACTGCCCATGGGTCCCATAACGGGCAAGCGCAACGCCTATGAATACGACAAGCTCGAGGTAACCGGTGATCTGATGCGCCATACCTACCAGTTGCCCCAAGTCTCAACGCTCAAGGCCTATGAAAACTATAAGGCCGCGTTGGATAAAGCCGGCTTCGAGCTTGTGGTCGACTGTCAGCTGAAGCAATGCGGTAACGCTGACCAGGCCGAGACACTGGGCGGGCTTCTCGCTATAAGCGGTGACGTGTACAACTACTACCGCAAGCCTTACTACCTCGTCGGAAAACGCGACGCTCAGAGCGGCCCGACCTATGCAGCAGTCTTCATCGGTGGTTATAACGACGAAACCATGATCCAGCAGAACATTGTTCAGACTGTAGCGGCGCAAACCGATCTGATCGGCGTGAACGCAGATGAGCTTCACAAGGAGCTGGAGGAAGCAGGCAAAGCGCTGATCTATGGCATCTACTTTGATACGGACAAATCCGAGGTCAAAGCCGAGTCAGCCCCCGCGCTCGAAGCGATTGCCGAATTGCTGGGCAAACATCCCGGGCTCAAGCTGTATGTGGTCGGCCACACCGACGATACCGGATCGGTGACACATAACCAGTCGCTCTCCTCGGCACGGGCCAAGGCGGTTGTACAACAACTGACGCAGCAGTACGGCATTGCTCCTGCCCGCCTCTCGCCTGCCGGCGTCGGGCCGCATGCGCCCCAGGCCAGCAACCACAACGACGCCGGACGAACGCTTAACCGGCGCGTGGAGTTGGTCAAGCGCGTTAACTAA
- the cysT gene encoding sulfate ABC transporter permease subunit CysT has translation MKQSFSGLFPGRSSQPDKRVLPGFALSLGVSLFFISIVLILPVTGLIVQTAGMGWAEYWAVITDERVVASYKVTLWAAAIASIINGVVGLLLAWVLVRYEFPGKRLMDALVDLPFALPTAVAGITLTALFAPDGWYGQLFAMLGIKVAFTPLGIIVAMSFTSLPFVVRTVQPVLEDFAPEDEEAAVSLGASDWTVFRRILFPAMWPALMTGVALSFTRSLGEFGAVIFIAGNMPYVSEIVSLMIFVRLQEFDYAAASAIASVVLIASLILLLGINLWQARYLRRLQGR, from the coding sequence ATGAAACAATCTTTCTCCGGCCTTTTCCCAGGCCGTTCCAGCCAACCCGACAAGCGTGTCTTGCCGGGTTTTGCTTTGAGCCTCGGCGTATCGCTTTTTTTTATAAGCATCGTGCTCATACTGCCTGTCACGGGTTTGATCGTGCAGACGGCGGGTATGGGTTGGGCTGAATACTGGGCTGTCATTACAGATGAACGCGTGGTCGCCTCTTATAAGGTAACGCTGTGGGCAGCCGCCATCGCCTCGATCATCAACGGTGTGGTCGGATTGTTGCTTGCCTGGGTTCTCGTACGCTATGAGTTCCCCGGCAAACGCTTGATGGATGCGCTTGTAGATTTGCCGTTTGCCTTGCCGACGGCCGTAGCGGGCATCACTCTGACGGCGCTCTTCGCACCGGATGGTTGGTACGGTCAGCTGTTCGCAATGCTGGGCATAAAAGTGGCTTTCACGCCGCTGGGCATCATTGTGGCTATGTCGTTTACCAGTCTGCCCTTTGTCGTCAGAACGGTGCAGCCGGTGCTGGAGGATTTCGCACCAGAGGACGAAGAGGCCGCGGTCAGCCTGGGCGCATCCGACTGGACTGTATTCCGGCGCATTCTGTTTCCGGCTATGTGGCCGGCGTTGATGACGGGGGTTGCGCTATCGTTCACCCGCAGCCTGGGTGAGTTCGGCGCAGTCATCTTCATCGCCGGCAACATGCCATACGTCAGCGAAATCGTCAGCCTGATGATTTTCGTCCGCCTTCAGGAGTTCGATTACGCGGCCGCGAGCGCGATTGCTTCAGTCGTGCTTATCGCTTCGTTGATCCTGTTGCTTGGTATCAATCTTTGGCAGGCGCGCTACCTGCGCCGGCTGCAAGGACGGTAA
- a CDS encoding porin family protein, whose translation MFKKTLLAALVSGVMISGVQAAEIQPNGYLFGNVGQASYDFGSAYDGAPGSLDDEDTAFKIGAGIQLNRFVGVEFQYLDLGEATYQEPGFKQIAEVEGYGANLVGTIPVDRFKLYGKVGYHKLELDFTEKEVGWLDWNESEKDWVTSYAVGATFALTPQFEIAAEYERYDDVADKFDVNVDVDLASIGLRYNF comes from the coding sequence ATGTTCAAGAAAACACTGCTTGCTGCGCTGGTATCCGGCGTGATGATTTCTGGCGTCCAGGCGGCCGAAATTCAGCCGAATGGGTATCTGTTCGGTAATGTTGGTCAAGCCAGTTACGATTTCGGTAGCGCGTACGATGGGGCGCCGGGTTCCCTTGATGATGAAGATACGGCTTTCAAGATTGGCGCAGGTATACAGCTGAACCGGTTTGTGGGCGTTGAGTTCCAATATCTGGATTTGGGTGAAGCGACCTATCAAGAGCCAGGCTTCAAGCAGATCGCGGAAGTCGAGGGCTATGGAGCGAACCTGGTCGGCACCATTCCAGTTGATCGGTTCAAGCTTTACGGCAAGGTTGGTTATCACAAGCTGGAGCTGGACTTTACAGAAAAGGAAGTGGGCTGGCTCGACTGGAACGAGTCTGAGAAGGATTGGGTCACTTCATATGCTGTAGGCGCGACCTTCGCTCTGACGCCTCAGTTTGAAATCGCGGCAGAGTACGAGCGCTATGACGACGTTGCGGATAAGTTTGATGTAAACGTGGATGTTGATCTTGCTTCCATTGGCCTGCGCTACAATTTCTAA